In Chitinophagaceae bacterium, the genomic window ATGATTGGATATTTGATACCGAAGAGTTGGGTGATACGGTTTTTCATTCAGTAGTGAGTAGTGAGTAAAGGTCGTTAGTCAGGTGTCGTTAGTATTTGATAGGACAACTATATGGAATTATGAATTCTCAATTCCTAATTCATAATTCCTAATTCTCACCGCATATCTATTTCAGTGTCATCTCCCAAATTCAACGTCTGACTCATGCCGTGAATCGTTGCGTCATTACCTACTAATGAATGATGCAGCAGCACATCAGCGATAACTGAGTTGCTGCCAATAATTGATTCTTTGATGATGGATGCGGTAATCACGGTGTTTTCACCAATCGTAACATTAGGACCCACGATGCAGTTATTGAGTTTGCAATTGTCAGCTATACTCACCGGATCAATGATGATGGAGTTTTCATGTTGCAGGTTAGCGGCGAGAGAATGGCCCATCTTTTTTAACAGGATCGCGTTGGTTTCCAGCAACGTTTCTTTTCTTCCGCAATCAAACCAGTTATTGACTTTATAACCTTTGAAAACGATTCCATTCTCAATCATGCGCATCAATGCATCGGTAAGCTGTATTTCACCACGTGTTACCACTTTGTTTTTTATGTTATAATCAAGTGCGTCAAATAATGCGGTGGATTCATTGATCTTATAAAGGCCGACTAATGCTAAATTCGATTTTGGAATTTGTGGTTTTTCAATCAATCTGTTGATGAGGCCGCCTTTCTCATCCATTTCCACCACGCCAAATGTCCGCGGATCATCCACTTTTTTCACACATAATAATGAAG contains:
- a CDS encoding NTP transferase domain-containing protein; this translates as MKAIIPVAGTGTKLRPHTYTQPKALIPIAGKPILAFIIDEMIEAGVKDYIFIVGYLGDKIRDFVNTKYPQIHANFVDQPSRDGIGHAIWHARNLVEKDEPVFIALGDSVFDLNMKEIISAPTSLLCVKKVDDPRTFGVVEMDEKGGLINRLIEKPQIPKSNLALVGLYKINESTALFDALDYNIKNKVVTRGEIQLTDALMRMIENGIVFKGYKVNNWFDCGRKETLLETNAILLKKMGHSLAANLQHENSIIIDPVSIADNCKLNNCIVGPNVTIGENTVITASIIKESIIGSNSVIADVLLHHSLVGNDATIHGMSQTLNLGDDTEIDMR